The nucleotide window CGACGACCAGATCGTCCATCCCCTCGGTCGGGACGTCCTTCATCGAGTGGACGGCGAGATCACAGTCGCCGTCGAGGACCTCCTCGTCGAGCGCGCGGACGAACGCGCCCGTCTTCCCGAGGCGGTGGATGAGTTCGTCACGGATCTTGTCACCCCGCGTCTCGACCTCGACGAGTTCGACCGACCGACGACGTGATTCGAGGTGTTCCTGGACGCCGGCAGCCTGACGGCGCGCGAGGTCCGACCCCCGCGTCGCCAGCCTGATGGCTCCCTCGTGTGTGCTCATGCCCGCACTCGGACGGCTGGGTTGATACCCCCTTCGAGAGCGCCTCATCGCTGGATGATCGTCGAGGGTCGAGTGCCGGCGCTGCCGCCGCCGGCCGGCGGCGGTTGCGGTGCGGGAGCCGTGCAGTCCTGGCGGATGAAGGGCGAGGCGCGAGCGAGGCCGCAGGCCGAGCGAGTAGCGACCGCAGGGAGCGCGCCGAGGGCTTCGGCGGTGCTGTGCGGGAGTTGTCGCATCCGCGCGAGTGGAACGAGCGCGGTTCGCCGTGAGCGACCGCAGGGAGCGAGCGGGAGTTTTTAGCGTAGCTTTTTGCAAGCGGGGGTCGGGCGAGCGAACACGGTGAGCAAGCGCGACCCCCGCAGTAAAAAGGTACTACCACGGCTCGCTCTTCAGGCCGGCACGATAGGCGATCACGTTGGTGGTGACGTGCAGGAGCGGCGTCAGCACGAGCGCCGCCGCGAGCACGGGGAGTGTGAAGGTCGCCGTGAACCACGTGGTAGCGGCCAGTGCGGCGAGGACGAGCGCGCCGACGAGGAAGTCGAGTTGGTCGAGTCCGGGAAACGCCGCGCCGCGCGAGCGGCCGGTGCGCCGTTTGAGGAAGGAGGCGACGATGTCGCCGAGGATCGCTCCGAGCGGGAGCGCGAGGGCGGCAGCAGGGGGAAACATCGGTAGTGCCAATCCAGTCGCGGTCCCGACGGTGGGGGCGATAGCGTTGAGCAGGGCCGCGACAGCCACACCGGCGAGCGTGCCGGCGAGTGCGCCGCGCCAGGTCTTGCCGTCGCCGAGAAGGCGTGCGCCGTCGAGCGTCCGACCGCCGTCGATGGGGCGACCGCCGCCGAGGAGCACGGCGGCGTTGTTCGGGACGTACGCCGGCAACAGCGCCCAGATCGCGACGGCGACCGTCTCGACGAGAGTCACGGAGGCACTCGACCCGGGGCGCTCTTAACCGCCCGGATTCGCCGCGCGAGCGACAGTTCTTTGCCGCCGACGGCAAAACTTGCGACCATGATACCGCCGATCGCGGATCGGTTCGTCGCCGGCGAGACCGAACGCGATGTCATCACTCACGCCCGCGTGCTCGACACCGAGGGTATCAACAGCATCTGTAATCTCCTCGGCGAACACTACGACAGCCCGGAGCCGGCCGCCGCCGACCGCGAGTCCTACTGCGCGCTCATCGAGGCGATCGGCGAGGAAGATATCGACGCCACGGTCTCGATCAAGCCCTCACAACTCGGTCTCGGCATCGCCGAGGGATGCTTTCGCTCCAATCTCGAACTCGTCGTCGAGCGGGCGGCCGAGCAGGGGGTGTTCCTCTGGATCGACATGGAGGACCACGAGACGACCGACGCGACGCTCGACGCCTACACCCACCACGTCGAGGAGTACGACGGGATCGGCGTCTGCGTGCAGGCGAACCTCAAACGGACGCCCGACGATCTCCACCGACTGGCCGATTATCCCGGAAAGGTCAGGCTGGTCAAGGGTGCCTACGACGAACCCGGTGACGTCGCCTACCGGGAGAAGTCGCGGGTCAACGAGGCCTATCGCGAGTGTCTGGAGATCATGTTCGCCGAGTTCGACGGCGGCATCGCGGTCGGCAGCCACGATCCCGCGATGATCGACTACGCCGAGGGGCTCCACGACGAGCACGGAACGGCGTTCGAGATACAGATGCTGATGGGTGTTCGCGAGGACGCACAGCACGACCTCGCCGCCGAGCACGAAGTCTATCAGTACATTCCCTACGGCGACAGCTGGCTGTCGTACTTCTATCGTCGGATGATGGAGCGCCGGGAGAACCTGCTGTTCGGGCTGCGCGCGCTGCTCGGGCGGTAGCGACCACCCCAGCCAACGCCGACGGACCGTTGCTCGACCCGGATTTCGCCGGCAGTATCATAACCTTCGGGGGATCATACGGGCCAATGGTCTCGTGGAAGCGCGATGGCACCCGTGGACTGGTCGTGCTCGTGCCCATCATCGTCACCCTCTACGTGCTCGCATTCGTCTACAACACGATCGCCAGCCTGCCCTTCATCGAGGCGATCCAGCCGGCGATCGTCCGGGTGCCACTCACGCTCGCGGTGTTCGCACTGCTGGTCTTCGGCGCTGGCTACCTGATGCGCACCGCGAGCGGCCCGCTGGTGGAGGGGGCGATCGACGACGTGATGAACAGCCTGCCGGGACTCCGGGTGGTCTACAACGCCTCGAAGATGGCCGTCGAGACGGCCGTCACGGGCACCGGTGATCTCCAGGCACCGGTGAAACTCGAGACGTGGGACGGCCTACGGATGACAGCGTTCAAGACCGGCAAGCGAACCGAGGACGGCCGGGACGTGCTCTTCCTCCCGACCGCGCCGAACATCACCACCGGGTTCGTCATCGAGGTCGCGCCCGATCAGTACGAGGAGACCGACGAACGCGTCGAGGACGCACTCACACGGGTACTCAGCGCCGGTTTCGGCGAGACCAACGACTCCGAAGTCCCCATCGACGTCCGTGATGAACCGCTCTATCGCGAGTCGTAGACACCACCGACAGATATTCTCACGTCGACTGCACCGACCGCCGTCGGGCGCTGTCGCGCCGTTTATACCCAGCGCGGTCGATCCGACGGCATGACCGACACGGAGCTCATCGACGCGCTGCGACGGGTCGACGCGGTCGAATTCGGCGAGTTCGAACTCTCCCACGGCGGCACGAGCGACTACTACGTCGACAAATACCGTTTCGAGACCGATCCGGACTGTCTCTCGCTGATCGCCGACGCGTTCGCGACACGGCTCGACGACGAGACACTCGCCGGTGTCGCCCTCGGCGGAGTGCCACTAGTGGCCGTGACGAGCGTCGAGACCGATTCGCCGTACGTCATCGCCAGGAAACAGAAAAAGGAGTACGGAACGAGCAATCGGATCGAAGGCGAGCTGGCCGAGGGCGAGTCGGTCGTCGTCATCGAGGACATCGCCACGACGGGCCAGAGCGCGCTCGATGCGGTCACGGCGCTGCGGGAGGCCGGCGCGCGCGTCGAGCGCGTGCTCGTCGTCGTCGACCGCGAGGAAGGTGCCCGCGAAACCCTCGCCGAGGCCGACGTCGAACTCGACGCGCTGGTCACTGCCTCGGAGCTGCTCGCCGACGAGTAAACCGGCCGACCGCGCGACGGTATACTGTCGGACAGAATGGGCCGAGGGATCGTGATACGAACGGCTATTCGTCGTACCGGAGTCTTCGATCCGCTACTCGCGGACTACTGTCCGACAGTACAATCGCAAGCGATTCAACCGCCGGGCTGCGCTGAACGCGTATGGCTTCGCTTCCGCCGCGGCGCTGGCTGCTCAGGGGCGCGCTCGCGCTCGTCGTGGGCGCACTGCTCCTCGCGGCGGCCGTCTCGGCGGCCACCTACGAGCCGACGAATCTCGGCCCCGGCACGATCGACGAGCCCGCCAACGGCTCGACGGTCGTGAGCGTGCAGGGGTTCCACTTCCAGGGTATCGGCAACGGAAAGAAGCCGGCCCGTCTCGTCTCCGCCGGCCCGCGTGGGGCGACCGAATGGGTCCACAACGGCTCCCAGGAGGGTGCACGCTGGTTCTACGACGTCGATCCGCTCGCGAACGGCAACCTGCTCGTGACCTCTACGGTGCCGGGCGACACTGTGGTGTACGAACTCGATCCCGAGACCGACAGCCGCGTCTGGGAGGAGACGTTCGACGCCGAGGACACCCACGACGTGGATCTCATCAACGGCGATCAGCTGCTCGTGGCGAACATGCGGAAGACGAACGAATCCGGCGTCGCGAACGACCGACTGTTCATCTACGACCGCAGCGAAGGT belongs to Halococcus qingdaonensis and includes:
- a CDS encoding CDP-2,3-bis-(O-geranylgeranyl)-sn-glycerol synthase — translated: MTLVETVAVAIWALLPAYVPNNAAVLLGGGRPIDGGRTLDGARLLGDGKTWRGALAGTLAGVAVAALLNAIAPTVGTATGLALPMFPPAAALALPLGAILGDIVASFLKRRTGRSRGAAFPGLDQLDFLVGALVLAALAATTWFTATFTLPVLAAALVLTPLLHVTTNVIAYRAGLKSEPW
- a CDS encoding proline dehydrogenase family protein yields the protein MIPPIADRFVAGETERDVITHARVLDTEGINSICNLLGEHYDSPEPAAADRESYCALIEAIGEEDIDATVSIKPSQLGLGIAEGCFRSNLELVVERAAEQGVFLWIDMEDHETTDATLDAYTHHVEEYDGIGVCVQANLKRTPDDLHRLADYPGKVRLVKGAYDEPGDVAYREKSRVNEAYRECLEIMFAEFDGGIAVGSHDPAMIDYAEGLHDEHGTAFEIQMLMGVREDAQHDLAAEHEVYQYIPYGDSWLSYFYRRMMERRENLLFGLRALLGR
- a CDS encoding DUF502 domain-containing protein; translation: MVSWKRDGTRGLVVLVPIIVTLYVLAFVYNTIASLPFIEAIQPAIVRVPLTLAVFALLVFGAGYLMRTASGPLVEGAIDDVMNSLPGLRVVYNASKMAVETAVTGTGDLQAPVKLETWDGLRMTAFKTGKRTEDGRDVLFLPTAPNITTGFVIEVAPDQYEETDERVEDALTRVLSAGFGETNDSEVPIDVRDEPLYRES
- the pyrE gene encoding orotate phosphoribosyltransferase, with protein sequence MTDTELIDALRRVDAVEFGEFELSHGGTSDYYVDKYRFETDPDCLSLIADAFATRLDDETLAGVALGGVPLVAVTSVETDSPYVIARKQKKEYGTSNRIEGELAEGESVVVIEDIATTGQSALDAVTALREAGARVERVLVVVDREEGARETLAEADVELDALVTASELLADE